GAAGGGCGGCAGTAAAACCCCTGCGGGGAACCCCACATCATTCAAGGTCGCTTCGTAGTATGCATTCACCGTTGGAGGCGTCATCCACCACTCGTCTCGATTGACGGGCTTACCGATCTTGCCTAGCTTTCGGTCATTCTCAAATGCAGCCGCCCGCTCCAAGTTGCCGAGCGCATCGTCCGCCACCACGACCAACGAGCTATAGTCGCGCCACTTCTCCGGGTATCCCACCTTATTCACAACCAGGTGAAGCTTCTCTTTCGCACGCGCTTTTGTGACCGTGCTCATCCATTCCAGGGTGTCGATATCGCGGTCCATTGCGCTCTCCACATCCAGAATCATTTGCAGCGCTTTGGCTTTGCTGTCAGCAGAGAAATATTGCTCAACAAATGCTTTACCCAGTGCTTCGCCAATTCCCTTGTCGACAGCGCTAGTGCACAGCTTCGACCTCGGCTCTTTCTCCTGTACACCCAAAATCTGACGAGAATAGAAGGCAAAGTTTTCATCATCGAATGCCTTTGGCAACTGTGTCGCAAAGGCATGCAAGAGGTGATATCGCATGTACGCCTTCAACACCTGGATATCGGTGTCGCGCACAACGGCCACAAGCGCCGGGATAAAGTTGGGCGTTTTATTGTTGATCTCAGTGATCGTTGGCGAGTGGATCGCCTGTTTGAGTTGTCCAAAGTTCATCCCCGCCAGCTTGCTTTCAAAAACAGCGATCGGCTGCAGGTGGTAGACATTCTCCGGTTCGCGCATCTCGGCCACACTCAGGCTAGCCTTTGCCAATGCAGTCTCCATGGCCATGATGCCGCTGGCATCCTTCGCTGCCCGCTCCGGAGAACTACCTCCTAGGATTAACATCCTTCCGACATGCGCTACATACTGTCTGCGCAGTTCCACATCTTTAGCTCCAGTGCGCAGGTAATAGTCCTTTTCTGGCATGCCCAGACCGCCTTGTGCGATGACCGCGATCTGTCTTTCTGCATGCTTGCTATCCTGGTCCTCGCCATAGACAAAAAACACATCTACGCCAACCCTCTGCAGACTACCGACCACCGTCATCAAGTCGCGCTTGCTCCTCAGACGATCAATCTGCGTCATTAGAGGCTCCAAGGGAGTCAGCCCCTTCTTGGCAATAGTGTTCTCGTCCATGCATGCGCGATAGTAATCCCCGATCTTCTGCTCATCCGCGCTTCGGCCTGGACCACCTGACGCTGCTTTCTCCAGGATCTTCCGGAGCGCCTGATTATTTGCGTCTCGGAGGATGGTAAATGTGCTGACGGTCCGATCGTCTGGCGGAATCGGGTGATTGGCCGCATATCTTCCACATGCAAATTTATAAAAATCACTACATGGATCCACAGTGTTGTCGATCGAGCTCAAATCCAACGACGGGGTTGGCTTATACACCTTCGACCCCAGATCGGTCGGTCCCATAATTTGCTGAGCCTTTAATACCGTCGGAGCTGCCAGCGACAGCCCTGCCATCAACGCGATCCATGCTGGTACGGTTCGTGGTCTGGCGGAAAATCCTGCCCTGTACATCGACTGCAACTGCATTCTGCCTCCTGGCACTCTCTCTCTGAATATTGCGTCCAGACGCGCAAACGGCTTCAATCGCTATGCGTGAAACCCGAAAACATCCACCGCATAAAACACTAGGCTCGTCAGGCTACTACCAGCCAGATAAACCTAATTTTCAGCGATCCATTACGTCCAAGTTGATTTCATTTTTAGCAGAAGGCTGAGTTCCTTTCTGATAGCAAAACGTGGTTTTAGCAGCAAACGTCGCTTTATGAAAGAGACTTTGGAAACGAGTCACCCCTCATTAGCAGATTGATGAATATCAATACATCCTCTTGACCTGTCCCTTTTGAAGCGATTCAAACCCGCCTCATGAGGAGATATCTCTCTCATGGAGATGGGAGGCAAAGGACTTGCTCGGAACTTTAGGGGCGGTCTAACAAAATCCCGCGTTTATCGAGAATAATAGACGGAGATTTGGCCCCCACTTTGCAGAAGCAATCTCAACTGACTTGCCCCTATTGCTTAATCTTGACGGGGCTTATGTCCTCTATGACACGAGTGTGACAATTCCGCCTCCTCATTGAGCAATAATGTGCGAAGTCATTTCCGACAGACAATTAAGCAGGAGAGACTTGTAAGCGTGATCCAGAGGTCCACCGTGAGAGATTTAGACAGAGTCGTCCTCTGTGCCGAGGAGCGCAAACGTGACCTGTCTGGATATCAGGGGCTCCAGGTAAAGGAGGCTGATTGTCCGTTGGTCCTGCTTGGCCTTCATATCGAGTCGC
This genomic stretch from Terriglobus saanensis SP1PR4 harbors:
- a CDS encoding M13 family metallopeptidase; its protein translation is MQLQSMYRAGFSARPRTVPAWIALMAGLSLAAPTVLKAQQIMGPTDLGSKVYKPTPSLDLSSIDNTVDPCSDFYKFACGRYAANHPIPPDDRTVSTFTILRDANNQALRKILEKAASGGPGRSADEQKIGDYYRACMDENTIAKKGLTPLEPLMTQIDRLRSKRDLMTVVGSLQRVGVDVFFVYGEDQDSKHAERQIAVIAQGGLGMPEKDYYLRTGAKDVELRRQYVAHVGRMLILGGSSPERAAKDASGIMAMETALAKASLSVAEMREPENVYHLQPIAVFESKLAGMNFGQLKQAIHSPTITEINNKTPNFIPALVAVVRDTDIQVLKAYMRYHLLHAFATQLPKAFDDENFAFYSRQILGVQEKEPRSKLCTSAVDKGIGEALGKAFVEQYFSADSKAKALQMILDVESAMDRDIDTLEWMSTVTKARAKEKLHLVVNKVGYPEKWRDYSSLVVVADDALGNLERAAAFENDRKLGKIGKPVNRDEWWMTPPTVNAYYEATLNDVGFPAGVLLPPFFDPKQDDAVNYGHIGAAFGHDLSHGFDDKGRKFDGKGNLSNWWTPADEKQFEERTDCLVKEYSAFTVVDDLKVNGKLTLGENTADNSGLVITYLAFLDRAKLSGLDLQIKKDGYTPKQRFYLGFAQDWCENARPEDARQHLLTNAHTPDQYRVNGTIVNQPGFADAFACKKGSPMAPVNSCRVW